The following proteins are co-located in the uncultured Draconibacterium sp. genome:
- a CDS encoding DUF4837 family protein, producing MKVKFFQLFSVVLAAILLFSCGSDSTHMHKNITGKAGELVVVISKKSWEGAPGSLIRETLAQPHVGLPQDEPLFDVIDIPHAAFKDIFKSTRNIIVTDISADVAESGIAFTDDVWAYPQATIRIKAKNSAQFQEIFAANQEKILSYFLLAEKERVTMNYKKIYEKGVFNVLNKDFGVTMKVSPGFVIAEQKKDFIWFKYETPEISQGIIVYTYPYVSDSAFTVNYQLPIRDSLLKSYVPGPLDGSYMTTEKLFEQTQNVFKHNGNYASEMRGLWKVEHDFMGGPYIALSELDAANQRVITAYAYVYAPSKDKRNYLRQVEGMIYSLKLNNQADNNKLNKQADLDVQVEG from the coding sequence ATGAAAGTCAAATTTTTCCAACTGTTTAGTGTGGTACTTGCTGCCATACTTTTGTTTTCGTGTGGCAGCGACTCAACGCACATGCATAAAAATATTACCGGTAAAGCAGGCGAACTGGTTGTGGTGATCTCAAAAAAATCGTGGGAGGGTGCACCCGGAAGTTTAATTCGCGAAACTCTGGCACAGCCGCATGTAGGACTTCCGCAAGACGAGCCCCTGTTTGATGTAATTGATATTCCGCATGCTGCATTTAAAGATATTTTTAAAAGTACCCGAAACATTATTGTTACAGATATTTCGGCTGATGTTGCAGAATCAGGAATCGCATTTACCGACGATGTGTGGGCTTATCCGCAGGCAACAATAAGAATTAAAGCCAAAAATTCGGCACAGTTTCAGGAAATTTTTGCAGCCAATCAGGAAAAAATCCTTTCGTACTTTTTGTTGGCAGAAAAGGAGCGGGTTACAATGAATTACAAAAAAATCTATGAGAAAGGCGTGTTTAATGTTTTAAACAAAGACTTTGGCGTAACCATGAAAGTGTCTCCCGGATTTGTTATAGCCGAGCAGAAAAAGGATTTTATATGGTTTAAGTACGAAACCCCTGAGATATCGCAAGGTATTATAGTTTACACTTATCCTTATGTTTCCGACAGTGCATTTACTGTAAACTACCAGTTGCCCATTCGCGACAGTTTATTAAAATCGTATGTTCCGGGGCCATTGGATGGAAGTTATATGACAACCGAAAAACTTTTTGAGCAAACTCAGAATGTATTTAAACACAACGGAAATTATGCGTCGGAAATGCGTGGTTTGTGGAAGGTAGAACATGACTTTATGGGAGGCCCCTACATTGCTTTGTCGGAACTCGATGCGGCCAACCAAAGAGTAATTACTGCGTATGCTTATGTGTATGCACCAAGCAAAGACAAGCGTAATTATTTACGACAGGTTGAGGGGATGATCTATTCTTTAAAGTTAAACAACCAGGCCGATAACAATAAGTTGAATAAACAAGCCGATTTAGATGTTCAGGTAGAAGGATAA
- the rseP gene encoding RIP metalloprotease RseP has protein sequence MESILIKTAQLLLSLSILVVLHEAGHFMFARLFNTRVEKFYLFFDPWFSLFKTKKGDTEYGIGWLPLGGYVKISGMIDESMDKEAMKLPPQPYEFRAKPAWQRLLIMVGGVLMNFIFAMVIYIGVLYAWGEQYLPTENVKYGIVVNEQGEQLGFKTGDKILTVDNVYIEQFNRIVPTIVLDGAKTVQVERDGQKIDVEITGEDLALLLKSKSIWDERIPYDINIGKLAKDYPAALAGLQVGDILGAVDGKSFAFYDEFTNYLSSKAGAEIVMELTRNGQAINKTIKVNEEGKLGFNPAFNSPDVFEYKTIKYGFFESIPAGIDRGVQTTINYLKQFKLIFNKETKGYESLGGFATIGNIFAPTWDWGHFWNMTAFISIILAIMNLLPIPALDGGHVMFLLGEIITGRKPGEKFLEYAQIAGMVLLLGLVLYANANDIIKMINGTF, from the coding sequence ATGGAATCGATATTAATAAAAACAGCACAGCTACTTTTGAGCCTTTCTATTTTGGTTGTGTTACACGAAGCAGGGCACTTTATGTTTGCCCGATTGTTTAATACCCGCGTTGAAAAATTTTACCTCTTTTTTGATCCCTGGTTTTCGCTTTTTAAAACAAAAAAAGGCGATACCGAATACGGAATTGGCTGGTTGCCATTGGGTGGCTATGTAAAAATTTCGGGGATGATTGATGAGTCGATGGACAAGGAAGCCATGAAACTGCCTCCGCAACCTTACGAATTTCGCGCAAAACCAGCCTGGCAACGCCTTTTAATTATGGTAGGTGGAGTTTTAATGAACTTTATTTTTGCAATGGTAATTTACATTGGCGTTTTGTATGCGTGGGGCGAGCAATATCTGCCAACCGAAAATGTAAAATATGGTATTGTTGTAAACGAACAGGGAGAACAGCTGGGCTTTAAAACAGGCGACAAAATTTTAACGGTCGATAATGTTTACATCGAACAGTTTAACCGTATTGTTCCAACTATTGTACTCGATGGTGCCAAAACAGTACAAGTAGAGCGCGATGGGCAAAAAATAGATGTTGAAATTACAGGTGAAGATTTGGCGCTGCTGTTAAAAAGCAAAAGCATTTGGGACGAACGAATTCCATACGACATAAATATTGGCAAATTGGCCAAAGATTATCCGGCAGCTCTGGCAGGACTTCAGGTGGGAGATATTTTGGGTGCTGTTGACGGCAAATCGTTTGCTTTTTACGATGAGTTTACAAACTACTTGTCGTCGAAAGCAGGAGCTGAAATAGTAATGGAACTTACCCGCAACGGACAGGCCATTAACAAAACAATTAAAGTAAACGAGGAAGGTAAACTGGGTTTTAATCCTGCATTTAATAGTCCCGATGTGTTTGAGTACAAAACCATCAAATATGGATTTTTTGAATCTATTCCGGCAGGAATCGACCGAGGAGTGCAAACCACCATCAATTACCTGAAACAGTTTAAACTGATATTTAATAAAGAGACGAAAGGATATGAATCCTTGGGTGGATTTGCTACAATCGGTAATATTTTTGCACCAACCTGGGATTGGGGGCATTTCTGGAACATGACCGCATTTATTTCAATTATCCTTGCCATAATGAACTTGTTGCCTATTCCTGCACTGGATGGCGGACATGTGATGTTTTTACTGGGCGAAATTATTACGGGCAGAAAGCCGGGAGAGAAATTTCTGGAGTATGCTCAAATCGCCGGAATGGTGTTACTTTTAGGCTTGGTACTTTATGCCAATGCAAACGATATTATAAAAATGATAAACGGAACATTTTAA
- the tatA gene encoding twin-arginine translocase TatA/TatE family subunit, with amino-acid sequence MNLFVIAGFIGPQEIIIILIIVLLLFGGKKIPELMKGLGKGMKEFKAATKEEEGDSAKSDSDKIEK; translated from the coding sequence ATGAATTTATTTGTAATAGCAGGATTTATAGGACCACAGGAAATAATAATAATTTTAATTATTGTTTTACTTCTTTTTGGTGGAAAGAAAATTCCGGAATTAATGAAAGGTCTGGGAAAAGGGATGAAGGAGTTTAAAGCCGCTACAAAAGAGGAAGAAGGCGATTCAGCCAAGTCTGACTCCGACAAAATTGAAAAGTAG
- a CDS encoding M23 family metallopeptidase, with amino-acid sequence MEEKKKLYDKLKNQYRLIVYNDTTFQSVWSMKLSRLKVFTVTSLLSAVIVVLVILLIATTGLREYIPGYPKAEYRQMLVHNALKVDSLEQELAKRDQFFKGIQAIMAGEVPEDDLSSQTEFSQEEVEFKEYNHDSVFQDELLAEQLSLSIQNNVERTIGISQVHFFVPVNGVVTEHFNSSPDHFGIDLVSEPNARISAVLGGTVIFSGWTLETGYVIYIQHEADLISVYKHNSELLKSTGDKVNAGEAIAIIGNTGEITTGPHLHFELWHKGAALNPEQYIDF; translated from the coding sequence GTGGAAGAGAAGAAAAAATTATACGATAAATTAAAAAATCAGTACCGCTTAATTGTCTACAACGACACTACTTTTCAATCGGTTTGGAGTATGAAACTCTCAAGGTTAAAAGTGTTTACAGTTACCAGTTTGTTGTCGGCAGTTATAGTTGTTTTGGTTATTTTACTGATTGCCACAACGGGATTACGTGAGTATATTCCGGGCTATCCAAAGGCCGAGTACCGGCAAATGTTGGTGCACAATGCGCTAAAAGTTGACTCGTTGGAACAGGAACTTGCCAAACGCGACCAGTTTTTCAAAGGGATTCAGGCGATTATGGCCGGAGAAGTACCTGAAGATGATTTATCAAGTCAGACCGAATTTTCGCAGGAAGAGGTGGAGTTTAAGGAATACAATCACGACTCGGTATTTCAGGATGAATTATTGGCAGAGCAGTTAAGTTTATCGATACAAAACAATGTTGAACGAACCATAGGGATTAGCCAGGTTCATTTTTTTGTACCGGTAAACGGAGTGGTTACCGAACATTTTAATTCCTCGCCCGATCATTTCGGAATCGACCTTGTAAGCGAACCCAATGCTCGTATATCCGCCGTCTTAGGAGGAACTGTCATTTTTTCGGGATGGACACTGGAAACCGGATATGTTATATACATTCAACACGAAGCCGATTTAATTTCGGTGTATAAACACAATTCAGAACTACTAAAAAGTACAGGCGATAAAGTAAATGCCGGTGAGGCCATTGCAATTATTGGAAATACCGGTGAAATAACTACGGGGCCACATTTGCATTTCGAACTTTGGCACAAAGGGGCGGCTCTTAATCCTGAACAATACATCGATTTTTAA
- a CDS encoding 1-deoxy-D-xylulose-5-phosphate reductoisomerase, with amino-acid sequence MKKRIAILGSTGSIGTQSLEVIAQNPDDFEVEVLTANNNVELLVQQAKQFQPNVVVIANKEKYAFVSDALKNEDIKVYAGAEALSQVVEMDTIDLVLTAMVGYSGLVPTYNAVKAGKNIALANKETLVVAGELITKAALEKKVELLPVDSEHSAIFQCLVGEFMNPIEKIYLTCSGGPFRGKTYEELKNVTVDDALAHPNWDMGAKITIDSATLMNKGFEMIEAHWLFGLPSSKIDVIVHPQSIIHSIVQFEDGSMKAQMGLPDMKLPIQYAMGFPNRIKNNFPRFNFLDYPSLDFEQPNTKIFRNLALSFEAMEKGGNVPCVLNAANEVVVEAFLNRKIGFLQMPEIIEKAMSKVAYIEKPGLNDLIATNDETRTLTKLLAENRI; translated from the coding sequence ATGAAGAAAAGAATAGCAATTCTCGGATCAACCGGGTCAATTGGTACGCAGTCGCTTGAGGTAATTGCACAAAATCCCGACGATTTCGAAGTTGAAGTTTTAACGGCCAACAACAATGTGGAGTTGCTGGTGCAGCAGGCAAAACAATTTCAGCCCAATGTGGTGGTTATCGCCAACAAAGAAAAATACGCTTTTGTTTCGGATGCATTAAAAAATGAAGACATTAAAGTGTATGCCGGAGCTGAAGCATTGAGTCAGGTAGTGGAGATGGACACAATTGATTTGGTATTGACAGCCATGGTGGGGTATTCCGGATTGGTGCCGACTTACAATGCCGTAAAAGCCGGAAAAAACATTGCCCTTGCCAATAAAGAAACATTGGTGGTTGCCGGCGAATTAATTACCAAGGCTGCGCTGGAAAAAAAGGTGGAACTTTTACCCGTAGATTCGGAGCATTCTGCTATTTTTCAATGTTTGGTGGGTGAATTTATGAATCCTATCGAAAAGATTTACCTAACTTGTTCGGGTGGACCTTTTCGCGGAAAAACATACGAGGAGTTGAAAAATGTAACAGTTGATGATGCTTTGGCTCATCCGAACTGGGACATGGGTGCAAAAATTACCATCGACTCGGCAACGCTTATGAACAAGGGTTTCGAGATGATTGAGGCGCATTGGTTGTTTGGATTGCCATCGTCTAAAATCGATGTTATCGTACATCCTCAGTCCATCATTCATTCCATTGTTCAGTTTGAAGACGGATCAATGAAAGCTCAAATGGGTTTACCCGATATGAAATTACCCATTCAGTATGCCATGGGATTTCCGAACCGGATAAAGAATAACTTCCCCCGTTTCAACTTTTTAGATTATCCCTCACTTGATTTTGAGCAGCCAAATACAAAAATTTTTCGTAACCTTGCACTCTCTTTTGAGGCAATGGAAAAAGGTGGCAATGTACCTTGTGTGTTAAATGCTGCAAACGAAGTTGTGGTTGAGGCATTTTTAAATCGAAAAATTGGCTTTTTGCAAATGCCTGAAATAATTGAAAAAGCGATGAGTAAGGTTGCATACATCGAAAAACCGGGTTTAAACGACTTAATTGCAACAAACGACGAAACAAGAACGCTAACAAAATTGTTAGCAGAAAACAGAATTTAG
- the metF gene encoding methylenetetrahydrofolate reductase [NAD(P)H] has product MKVIDTINEAKSTVFSFELLPPLKGNDVSRLYKTIESLTEFDPKYINITTHRDELEFKEQRDGSIIKQTVRKRPGTVAIAASIQHRYGIPVVPHILCGGFTKSETEHVLIDLNFLGINNVLALRGDGLKNQHVFTPTENGHSNANELVRQIKNLGKGIYLDEDLKNNTPLDFCIGVAGYPEKHFEAPNMEQDMAYLKQKVDEGADYIVTQMFFDNRIYYNFVDKCRAAGITIPIIPGIKPINLKNQLTVLPKIFSIDLPQELASELSKCKSNDDARRVGTEWAIYQSKDLVANNAPSLHIYTYGISDNVGEIVKAAF; this is encoded by the coding sequence ATGAAGGTTATTGACACGATAAACGAGGCAAAAAGTACGGTGTTTTCATTCGAACTTTTACCGCCTTTAAAAGGAAACGATGTTTCACGGCTCTACAAAACAATTGAAAGTTTAACCGAGTTTGATCCAAAGTATATAAATATTACAACTCACCGCGACGAACTTGAATTTAAAGAGCAGCGCGACGGTTCAATAATAAAACAGACCGTTCGTAAACGCCCGGGAACAGTTGCAATTGCAGCTTCCATTCAACACAGATACGGCATTCCGGTAGTACCTCACATTTTATGCGGCGGATTTACCAAAAGTGAAACAGAGCATGTTTTAATCGACCTCAATTTTTTAGGGATTAATAATGTTTTGGCGCTTCGTGGCGACGGATTAAAAAACCAGCACGTTTTTACACCAACAGAAAACGGTCACAGTAATGCCAACGAGCTGGTTCGTCAGATTAAAAATCTGGGCAAAGGAATTTATCTCGATGAAGACTTGAAAAACAATACTCCACTTGATTTTTGTATTGGAGTTGCCGGTTATCCCGAGAAACATTTTGAAGCGCCAAATATGGAACAAGACATGGCATATTTGAAGCAAAAAGTGGATGAAGGCGCCGATTACATTGTAACGCAAATGTTTTTCGACAACCGGATTTATTACAACTTTGTGGATAAATGTCGTGCGGCAGGTATTACAATTCCAATTATACCGGGAATTAAACCTATCAACTTAAAAAACCAGCTGACGGTTCTTCCAAAGATTTTTAGCATTGATTTGCCACAGGAATTGGCAAGTGAGCTTTCAAAGTGTAAGAGCAATGACGATGCACGTCGTGTTGGAACAGAGTGGGCTATTTATCAATCGAAAGATCTGGTGGCTAACAATGCACCTTCACTTCATATTTATACCTACGGAATTTCTGATAACGTTGGCGAAATTGTTAAAGCAGCTTTCTAA
- the metH gene encoding methionine synthase, with protein MKKDIKKELQTRVLVMDGAMGSLIQEYKLTQADYHGERLKDHSHDQKGNNDILSITHPEIIKEIHTKYLDAGADILLTNTFNATRISQADYGTEDLVYEMNKKSAEIARGVADEFTSKNPDKPRFVAGSLGPTNKTLSLSPDVNDPGYRAVSFDEVKEAYREQVEGLLDGGVDLLIIETIFDTLNGKAAIFAIEDALEARGLNLPLMVSGTITDASGRTLSGQTLEAFLNSVSHVELLSIGLNCSLGATDLRPYVKELSKKAPFHISAHPNAGLPNQFGEYDETPEIMAVHIKDYLDNNFVNIIGGCCGTTPAHIHAFAEIAAQAKPHAINKGDSNTRFSGLEPVTLTEETNFVNIGERCNVAGSRKFARLIREEKYEEALSIARAQVEDGAQVIDVNVDDAMLDAEKEMVTILNLIMAEPDIAKLPIMIDSSKWKVIEKGLKCLQGKAIVNSISLKEGEDVFIQQAKTIKRYGAAVIVMAFDEVGQADNLERRIEICSRAYKILTEKVHFLPQDIIFDTNVLTIGTGLEEHNNYALDFIESVRWIKTNLPHAKTSGGISNVSFSFRGNNVVREAIHSVFLLHAIKAGLDMGIVNPGMLQIYDEIPKDLLEKVEDLVLNRRSDATERLLQFAENIKSDGIKEEKKDKWRELELEERIAHSLVKGFPEFVEEDMAEALKKYSPTLNIIEGPLMDGMNIVGNLFGSGKMFLPQVIKSARVMKKAVAILLPYIEAEKAKLKVSSAQKKVLMATVKGDVHDIGKNIVGVVLACNNYEIIDLGVMVPTEKILDEAIKNNVDVIGLSGLITPSLEIMVDIAKEMERRNLDIPVLIGGATTSKIHTAVKIEPEYSNAVIHVKDASLAVNVVSNLIAKNEKYMESVKADYAQIRDFQGKRKAKEYLTLEEARKNKYKIDWNNTPIYKPNFVGVKHLIDFPLEELRNYIDWTFFFITWGLKGTYPAIFADQKQGEAAQKLYKEANEFLDEIIENKMLQANASLGIWPANSDGDDVVLYEDESRNKELGRFYHIRQQEKKKEGVANFGLADFVAPKESGKIDYCGGFATTAGIGIEKWTKKYREENNDYKAIMVEALADRLSEAFAELLHLEVRKNYWGYVPEENLSLDDILKIKYQGIRPALGYPACPEHSEKESLFELLDANKIGITLTEHYAMYPNASVSGQFFVHPESRYFSLEKIGKDQVEDYAKRKGASVEFVEKFLPTNLNYK; from the coding sequence AAAAAAGAATTACAAACCCGTGTATTGGTAATGGACGGGGCAATGGGTTCATTAATTCAGGAATACAAATTAACACAGGCCGATTATCATGGCGAGCGTTTAAAAGACCATTCGCACGACCAAAAAGGGAACAATGATATTCTGTCCATCACACATCCTGAAATAATTAAAGAAATTCACACCAAATATTTGGATGCTGGAGCCGACATACTTTTAACAAATACATTTAATGCCACACGTATTTCACAAGCCGATTACGGCACCGAGGACCTGGTATACGAAATGAATAAAAAATCGGCTGAAATTGCCCGGGGTGTTGCCGATGAATTTACATCTAAAAATCCGGACAAACCACGTTTTGTTGCAGGTTCGCTGGGACCAACAAACAAAACACTTTCGCTGTCGCCCGATGTAAACGACCCGGGCTACCGTGCCGTAAGTTTCGACGAAGTGAAGGAAGCTTACCGCGAACAGGTGGAAGGACTTTTAGACGGCGGTGTTGACTTGCTGATTATTGAAACCATTTTTGATACGCTAAATGGTAAAGCTGCCATTTTTGCAATTGAAGATGCACTTGAAGCCCGCGGATTAAATCTACCGTTAATGGTGTCGGGAACGATTACCGATGCCAGTGGCCGAACACTTTCCGGACAAACACTTGAAGCCTTTTTAAATTCGGTTTCGCATGTCGAGTTGTTAAGTATTGGGCTGAACTGCTCGCTGGGAGCAACTGATTTACGTCCTTACGTAAAAGAGCTTTCTAAAAAAGCACCTTTTCACATTAGTGCACATCCAAATGCCGGGTTGCCTAACCAGTTTGGCGAGTACGACGAAACGCCTGAAATTATGGCCGTACACATTAAAGATTACCTCGACAATAACTTTGTAAATATTATTGGAGGTTGTTGCGGAACAACTCCGGCACACATCCACGCTTTTGCCGAGATTGCTGCACAAGCTAAACCACATGCAATAAATAAAGGCGATTCGAATACCCGTTTTAGCGGCTTGGAGCCGGTAACTCTTACCGAAGAGACCAACTTTGTAAACATTGGAGAACGTTGTAACGTAGCCGGATCGAGAAAATTTGCCCGCTTAATTCGCGAAGAAAAATACGAAGAAGCACTGTCTATTGCGCGCGCACAGGTGGAAGACGGCGCACAGGTTATCGATGTAAACGTAGACGATGCCATGCTTGACGCAGAAAAGGAAATGGTAACAATTCTGAACCTGATTATGGCTGAGCCCGACATTGCAAAACTTCCCATTATGATCGATTCTTCGAAATGGAAGGTTATTGAAAAGGGACTAAAATGTTTACAGGGTAAAGCCATTGTAAATTCAATCAGTTTAAAGGAAGGCGAAGACGTTTTTATTCAACAGGCAAAAACCATTAAACGTTATGGTGCTGCTGTAATTGTTATGGCTTTCGACGAAGTTGGACAAGCTGACAATCTGGAACGTAGAATTGAAATCTGTAGCCGTGCATATAAAATTCTTACTGAAAAAGTACACTTTTTACCTCAGGATATCATATTCGACACCAATGTTTTAACCATTGGAACCGGCCTGGAAGAACACAATAATTATGCGCTTGATTTTATTGAGTCAGTACGTTGGATTAAAACCAATTTACCACACGCAAAAACCAGCGGGGGTATCAGTAACGTTTCCTTTTCGTTCAGGGGAAACAATGTGGTTCGCGAAGCCATTCACTCCGTATTCCTGCTGCATGCCATAAAAGCCGGTTTGGACATGGGAATTGTAAATCCCGGAATGTTGCAGATTTACGATGAGATTCCAAAGGACTTACTTGAAAAAGTGGAGGATCTGGTTCTTAACCGCCGTTCGGATGCAACTGAAAGGTTACTGCAATTTGCAGAAAACATAAAATCGGACGGGATAAAGGAAGAAAAAAAGGACAAATGGCGGGAGCTTGAGCTGGAAGAGAGAATTGCTCATTCGCTGGTAAAAGGATTCCCCGAATTTGTAGAAGAAGACATGGCCGAAGCACTCAAGAAGTATTCGCCAACACTAAATATTATTGAAGGCCCGCTGATGGACGGAATGAACATTGTAGGAAATCTTTTTGGATCCGGAAAAATGTTTCTGCCCCAGGTAATTAAATCGGCGCGGGTAATGAAAAAAGCTGTGGCAATTTTATTGCCTTATATTGAAGCAGAAAAAGCAAAATTAAAAGTGTCGTCGGCACAGAAAAAAGTGCTTATGGCAACCGTTAAAGGCGACGTGCACGATATCGGCAAAAATATTGTGGGTGTGGTTTTGGCTTGTAACAATTACGAAATTATCGACCTGGGAGTGATGGTGCCCACAGAAAAAATTCTGGACGAGGCCATTAAAAACAATGTGGATGTAATTGGGTTGAGCGGTTTAATTACTCCATCGCTTGAGATTATGGTTGATATTGCAAAAGAAATGGAACGCCGAAATCTGGATATCCCGGTATTAATAGGTGGTGCAACTACTTCCAAAATTCACACCGCCGTTAAAATCGAACCGGAATATTCAAATGCTGTAATTCATGTAAAAGATGCTTCGCTTGCTGTAAACGTGGTATCGAACCTGATTGCCAAAAACGAAAAATACATGGAATCGGTAAAAGCCGATTATGCTCAAATTCGGGATTTTCAGGGCAAACGGAAAGCAAAAGAATACCTGACTCTGGAAGAGGCACGTAAAAACAAATACAAAATAGACTGGAACAATACACCCATTTACAAACCAAATTTTGTTGGTGTTAAACACCTGATTGATTTCCCTTTGGAAGAGTTGCGAAATTACATCGACTGGACTTTCTTCTTTATCACCTGGGGCTTAAAAGGAACGTATCCGGCTATTTTTGCCGACCAAAAACAAGGCGAAGCAGCCCAAAAACTATACAAAGAAGCCAACGAGTTTCTGGATGAAATAATCGAAAATAAAATGCTGCAAGCAAATGCTTCACTGGGCATTTGGCCGGCAAATTCCGATGGCGACGACGTGGTTCTGTACGAAGACGAATCGCGTAATAAAGAGCTGGGTCGATTCTACCACATCCGTCAGCAGGAAAAGAAAAAAGAAGGCGTGGCCAACTTCGGTTTAGCTGATTTTGTTGCTCCAAAAGAATCGGGTAAAATTGATTATTGCGGAGGTTTTGCAACTACTGCGGGTATTGGCATTGAAAAATGGACAAAAAAATACCGCGAGGAAAATAACGATTACAAAGCCATTATGGTTGAAGCTTTGGCCGATCGTTTGAGTGAAGCATTTGCAGAGTTATTACACCTTGAAGTTCGTAAAAATTACTGGGGTTATGTTCCCGAAGAAAACCTTTCGCTGGATGATATTCTGAAAATTAAATACCAGGGAATTCGCCCTGCACTGGGTTACCCTGCTTGTCCGGAACACTCGGAAAAAGAAAGTTTATTTGAACTTTTAGATGCCAATAAAATTGGTATTACACTTACAGAACATTATGCCATGTATCCGAATGCTTCTGTTTCGGGACAATTTTTTGTACATCCTGAATCGCGCTACTTTAGCCTCGAAAAAATTGGGAAAGATCAGGTGGAAGATTATGCAAAACGAAAAGGAGCCAGTGTTGAATTTGTGGAGAAGTTTTTACCAACCAACTTAAATTACAAGTAA